From Erigeron canadensis isolate Cc75 chromosome 8, C_canadensis_v1, whole genome shotgun sequence, one genomic window encodes:
- the LOC122610342 gene encoding uncharacterized protein LOC122610342, translating to MVNTRTNSRRERAAPSNGQTDQNGARNGVDQRPPRRPVPGVQLTRSEIDRANPLIEQIPTRAEMNEELRVIRALLLRNEEELAQMRAEKEASLHRDERTDGNYSNRSNRVEPSVVKSLVAPENVIAEPNGGVNVMEPQVVVAPHVNNFKYESFKKCGGKEFDGTLDAVGAMEWLADTEVVFASCYCPDNMKVLCATRMLTKNVRIWWRSAIVSLNPEVLAAMRWGTYKEKFMEEYVGTREMRLIEKEFRALTAKPGAIGEYARSFTEKLQFVGRMVPREIDQIKAYCDGLPASYRGLCRQHTTLSAAIKESKRLDDDFKSEKVVDKADDKKSGFKRRFNGSSNTNKKFKSGSSSNRDKDKKKNSTWCSTCKSYHDGPCSEKTKRCDKCGNTGHATAVCKDKTRCCKCKETGHLIADCPQMKNDGKNVAAPKPKVRALQMTVEATKDNDEVVSGIFLVNSKPASVLFDSGANRSFVSTLIAPKLERVTTPLDCSIEVEVTNGTISDICEGYDDCSIEIEGRSFLVHLLPTTFAGFDIVIGMDWLYQNDATIICSQKIVRFSTLDGKVISVQKKGSIKIINLMKALNCILHDKSHYLAYVIDARKEKSPIPNVDVVSEFSDVFPDDLPGIPPDREVTFQIDLVPGATPVAKAPYRLAPTEMKELMSQLQELLDKDRFTVWLSSIKSKKEDVAKIAFRTRYGHYEFLVMLFGLTNAPAAFMDLMNRVCRPFLDHFVIVFIDDILIFSKSKEEHREHLRAVLEVLREKKLYAKFSKCEFWLREVQFPRHVISSEGTKVDPAKIEAVSKWEHPKTPTEIKSFLGLAGYYRRFI from the exons ATGGTTAACACTCGTACTAACAGTCGACGTGAGAGAGCAGCTCCAAGCAATGGCCAAACTGATCAGAATGGGGCTAGAAATGGTGTTGATCAAAGGCCCCCTCGAAGGCCAGTCCCGGGTGTACAACTCACTAGGTCAGAAATTGATCGGGCAAACCCATTGATCGAGCAGATTCCTACCCGAGCTGAAATGAATGAAGAATTGAGGGTCATTCGAGCTCTTTTGTTGAGAAATGAAGAAGAGTTGGCTCAAATGAGAGCTGAAAAGGAAGCTAGCTTGCATCGGGATGAGCGTACTGATGGAAACTATTCCAACCGCTCAAACCGTGTTGAGCCATCTGTTGTAAAGTCGTTGGTTGCTCCTGAAAATGTTATTGCTGAGCCGAATGGTGGAGTGAATGTAATGGAGCCTCAAGTTGTGGTTGCTCCTcatgttaataattttaaatatgagaGCTTTAAGAAGTGTGGTGGTAAGGAGTTTGATGGTACACTTGATGCAGTGGGTGCTATGGAATGGCTTGCTGATACTGAGGTGGTTTTTGCTTCATGCTATTGTCCAGATAATATGAAAGTGTTATGTGCTACTCGTATGTTGACAAAGAATGTTCGCATCTGGTGGAGATCGGCTATTGTTTCATTGAATCCCGAGGTACTTGCTGCTATGCGTTGGGGTACATACAAGGAAAAGTTCATGGAAGAATATGTGGGCACTCGTGAGATGAGGTTGATTGAGAAAGAATTCAGAGCTTTGACCGCTAAGCCAGGTGCCATAGGTGAGTATGCCCGTTCATTTACAGAAAAGCTTCAGTTTGTAGGTCGTATGGTACCTAGAGAGATTGATCAGATCAAAGCTTACTGTGATGGCCTTCCTGCTAGCTATCGTGGACTTTGTAGGCAACATACTACGTTGTCTGCTGCTATTAAGGAATCTAAGAGATTGGATGATGATTTCAAGTCTGAAAAAGTGGTTGATAAAGCTGATGATAAGAAGTCCGGATTCAAGAGAAGGTTCAATGGGTCTTCGAATACTAATAAGAAGTTTAAAAGTGGGTCTTCCTCGAATAGAGATAAGGATAAGAAGAAGAATAGTACATGGTGTTCAACATGTAAGTCATATCATGATGGTCCATGTTCCGAAAAGACCAAGAGATGTGATAAGTGTGGTAACACAGGTCATGCCACAGCTGTTTGCAAGGACAAGACTCGTTGCTGTAAGTGTAAAGAAACAGGTCATTTAATTGCTGATTGTCCACAGATGAAGAATGATGGTAAGAATGTAGCTGCTCCAAAACCAAAAGTTCGTGCTCTTCAGATGACAGTTGAAGCTACTAAGGACAACGATGAGGTAGTAAGCGGTATCTTTCTTGTTAATTCAAAACCTGCTTCTGTTCTTTTTGATTCGGGTGCAAATAGGTCTTTTGTGTCTACACTGATTGCTCCTAAGCTTGAAAGAGTTACTACTCCCCTTGATTGTTCTATAGAAGTAGAGGTTACTAACGGTACTATTAGTGATATATGTGAGGGTTACGATGATTGTTCTATTGAAATTGAAGGTCGTTCCTTTTTGGTTCATTTATTGCCTACTACTTTTGCTGGCTTTGATATAGTGATAGGCATGGACTGGTTGTATCAAAATGATGCTACCATTATATGTTCTCAAAAGATCGTGCGTTTCTCTACTCTGGATGGTAAAGTCATTTCTGTTCAGAAGAAAGGGAGTATaaagatcattaatttgatgaagGCTCTCAATTGCATTCTACATGATAAGAGTCACTACCTTGCCTATGTTATTGATGCACGAAAGGAGAAGTCCCCTATTCCTAATGTTGATGTAGTTTCTGAATTTTCTGATGTCTTTCCAGATGATCTTCCCGGTATTCCTCCCGACCGAGAGGTCACTTTTCAGATTGATCTCGTACCCGGTGCTACTCCTGTTGCAAAAGCACCATATCGTTTAGCTCCTACGGAAATGAAAGAGTTAATGTCACAACTTCAAGAGCTACTTGACAAAG ATCGATTTACGGTCTGGTTATCatcaattaaaagtaaaaaggaAGATGTGGCCAAAATAGCTTTTCGTACACGATATGGGCACTATGAGTTTCTTGTTATGCTATTTGGGTTGACAAATGCTCCTGCCGCTTTTATGGATTTAATGAATCGGGTGTGCCGCCCATTCTTAGATCATTTTGTGATTGTTTTTATTGATGATATCTTGATTTTTTCTAAGTCAAAAGAAGAGCATCGTGAGCACTTAAGAGCCGTTCTTGAGGTTCTTAGGGAGAAGAAGTTATATGCTAAATTCTCAAAGTGCGAATTTTGGCTTCGAGAAGTTCAATTTCCCAGGCATGTCATCTCATCTGAAGGTACTAAAGTTGATCCCGCAAAGATTGAAGCTGTCTCTAAATGGGAACATCCAAAGACACCTACGGAAATCAAGAGTTTCCTTGGTTTAGCAGGCTATTACCGAAGGTTCATTTAA
- the LOC122610343 gene encoding uncharacterized protein LOC122610343, producing MEKPLYPECDEFAVLGFLLELMNVKISCKMTNVAMDMILDLFSRAFKEANFPKNHYQAKKYLCTLGLGYQSIHACKYDCALFWEENKDLENCPRCNTSRYEEKSNGKKKPVKVLRYFPITSRLKRLYASRHTSKDMLWHHQNRTKEEGVLRHPADGKAWKHFDTLFPDFANDPRNVRLGLASDGFNPFGAMSISYSMWPVVIIPYNMPPWKSMVDASFMLTLLIPGRDSPGMNIDVFLRPLIDELKLLWDKGVETYDCELKKTFNMRAALLWTINDFPAYGYLSGWTTSGYKACPTCNNDACSIGIRDKIAYVGHRRFLPTSHSWRKSLDFNGKRETRDAPKPINGDDCLRQLERMNIHQHGKHPAHAGTKRKRNNEDPNWSKKSIFFELPYWHDLLIRHNIDVMHVEKNVCENVLGTLLDIDGKTKDTNKARMDLEDMNIRKELHLVKNNDRLLKPHASYVLTREERKHFCNLVKSVRFPDGFAGNLEKNVIVDQGKIHGLKSHDCHILLQRIIPIAIRPFMTKQIRDALTELSRFFKKLTEATLYVTELEALQKEIVFILCKLERLFPPSFFTIMVHLCVHLPQEAILGGPVQSRWMYPIERYLGHLKRYVRNKAKPEGSIAEGYVVEEAMTFSSHYLRGVESKFYKRGKNEEKTYNDGKSFALDIFGLNGRAVGKKEVCVLPGDHLQKTMWFIYNNCEEIQPYLEEHLHSLQSQHPDLSDFSKMQQATFPNWRTQNCGVTVQGVHNDVEDDYYGYIDEVIELSFIKDCRAVIFKCTWFGTNRRRKHVVYEPHFISVDTSRHVYKDDPFILANQAKQVFYINDSLKPNSQWKVIERVNHRHLWDIPEDNDEENLLEDVNLIREDIEEEVVQNDDVGPFHGTPNDFINDEIDDSDHDMEDFDSDSNIDDLDKNELDNNISNPAIESDESDGDD from the exons ATGGAGAAGCCTCTATACCCGGAATGTGATGAGTTTGCCGTATTGGGCTTCTTACTGGAGCTGATGAATGTAAAGATATCATGTAAAATGACTAATGTGGCAATGGATATGATTTTGGATTTATTTAGCCGAGCTTTCAAGGAGGCAAACTTTCCCAAAAATCATTATCAAGCCAAAAAGTATTTATGTACTCTTGGACTAGGATACCAATCTATCCATGCTTGTAAATATGATTGTGCattattttgggaagaaaataaagatttagAAAATTGTCCACGTTGCAACACTAGTCGTTATGAAGAAAAGAGTAATGGGAAGAAGAAACCAGTTAAAGTCTTGCGTTACTTTCCCATCACAAGTAGACTGAAGCGTTTATATGCGTCAAGGCACACTTCTAAGGATATGTTGTGGCACCATCAGAACAGAACTAAAGAGGAGGGGGTTCTTAGGCATCCAGCAGACGGAAAGGCATGGAAACACTTTGATACATTGTTTCCTGATTTTGCAAATGATCCTAGAAATGTTCGTTTGGGGCTTGCAAGTGATGGTTTCAATCCTTTCGGGGCAATGAGTATTTCATATAGTATGTGGCCTGTTGTGATCATACCATACAATATGCCACCTTGGAAGTCTATGGTAGATGCTTCATTTATGCTAACATTGTTAATTCCAGGACGCGATTCACCGGGAATGAATATTGATGTATTTTTGCGTCCACTCATTGATGAGTTGAAACTTTTATGGGATAAGGGTGTTGAAACATATGATTGTGAGTTAAAAAAGACATTCAACATGCGTGCCGCACTTTTATGGACAATCAATGATTTTCCTGCATATGGTTATCTGTCTGGATGGACCACGAGTGGATACAAGGCATGTCCAACATGTAACAATGATGCCTGCAGTATAGGTATACGGGATAAAATAGCGTACGTGGGTCATAGGCGATTTCTTCCAACCAGTCACTCATGGAGGAAATCACTAGACTTTAATGGGAAGAGGGAGACTAGGGATGCACCTAAACCTATCAACGGAGATGATTGCTTACGACAGTTGGAACGTATGAATATACATCAACATGGTAAACATCCTGCTCATGCAGGAACTAAAAGAAAACGGAACAATGAGGATCCAAATTGGTCAAAGAAAAGTATCTTCTTTGAACTCCCTTATTGGCATGATTTGCTAATCCGTCACAACATTGATGTGATGCATGTTGAAAAGAATGTGTGTGAGAACGTGTTAGGAACCCTATTAGACATAGATGGAAAAACGAAAGACACAAACAAAGCTCGAATGGATTTGGAAGATATGAATATACGTAAAGAGCTTCACTTAGTAAAAAATAATGATCGCTTGCTTAAACCCCATGCTTCGTACGTTTTAACTCGAGAGGAGAGAAAACATTTTTGTAATCTAGTCAAGTCTGTGCGTTTTCCAGATGGATTTGCAggaaatttagaaaaaaatgtgATTGTTGATCAAGGAAAGATACATGGGCTTAAATCACATGATTGCCACATTTTACTACAACGCATAATTCCTATTGCAATTCGTCCTTTTATGACAAAACAGATTCGAGATGCATTAACAGAGTTGTCTCGGTTTTTTAAGAAACTTACTGAAGCGACATTGTATGTGACAGAGTTAGAAGCGTTGCAGAAAGAGATAGTTTTCATTTTATGCAAGCTTGAAAGATTATTTCCTCCATCTTTTTTTACAATCATGGTGCACTTGTGTGTGCATCTTCCTCAAGAGGCAATTTTAGGAGGCCCTGTGCAATCAAGGTGGATGTATCCAATCGAAAGATACCTTGGCCATTTAAAGAGATATGTAAGGAATAAAGCTAAACCTGAAGGGTCGATAGCAGAAGGTTATGTTGTTGAAGAAGCTATGACATTTTCTTCGCATTATTTAAGAGGTGTTGAATCAAAGTTTTACAAACGTGGCAAGAatgaagaaaaaacatataacgACGGTAAAAGCTTTGCATTGGATATTTTTGGATTAAATGGCCGAGCTGTTGGGAAGAAAGAAGTTTGTGTCCTTCCGGGTGATCATTTGCAAAAAACAATGTGGTTTATCTACAACAATTGTGAAGAAATTCAACCGTACTTGGA AGAACACTTACATTCATTACAAAGTCAACATCCTGATTTGTCAGATTTTTCCAAGATGCAACAAGCGACATTCCCGAATTG GCGAACACAAAATTGTGGAGTTACTGTCCAAGGAGTTCATAATGATGTTGAAGATGACTATTATGGATATATTGATGAGGTAATTGAATTGTCATTTATAAAAGATTGTCGTGCTGTAATATTCAAATGCACATGGTTTGGCACTAACCGTCGAAGAAAGCACGTGGTATATGAACCTCACTTCATAAGCGTAGACACGTCCCGACATGTTTATAAGGATGATCCTTTCATTTTAGCAAATCAAGCCAAACAAGTGTTTTATATTAATGATTCACTTAAACCAAATTCACAATGGAAAGTGATTGAAAGGGTTAACCACAGACACTTATGGGATATTCCAGAAGACAATGATGAAGAGAATTTGTTAGAAGATGTCAACCTTATTCGTGAAGATATTGAAGAAGAAGTGGTTCAAAATGATGATGTTGGGCCTTTTCATGGTACTCCAAATGATTTTATCAATGATGAGATAGATGATTCTGATCATGATATGGAAGATTTTGATTCAGATTCAAATATAGATGATTTAGACAAGAATGAGCTAGACAATAATATCTCGAATCCTGCTATTGAAAGTGATGAGTCAGATGGTGATGATTAG